GTCTTAATTCGTTGCTGAACCTATCCAGACTACAAAAAATTGTATGTGACGAAGCATTAAAAAATCATGTTAAGTTATTTGCAGCATATAGGCGGTATAAGAAGTTAGGGATAATCCCAATTTTAAACATTACTATTTCTTTCATGCAATCATTTATTTTGAAACGTTTGCATTCGTGTAACCCGTCTTTGTTTCTTTTTGATCTTTATCGGTTAAACTACTTTTCTCGTTTAGCAGAAGATAAGAGGTTTCAAGAAAATAAAAGTTGACCTGCTTGTCTGCAGCTACTTTAATTTAACTGGAACAGGAAGTTTATTATCTATACAAACACGCTCATATATTTGAAGCAACATTTTCTCTTCATTCTCCCAGTTCATTTCTGTTTTTACCTTTTCAGTATTTTGTTTCCACTTTTCGAGGTGAACAGGGTATTCAAATACTCTTACTATAGTTTGGGCAATGTGTTCTGGATTATGGTTCTCTATATAGGTCCCGACATCATATGTTGAAATGATCCTTTCCATTTCTACCAGGCGACTGGACAAAACCGGGACGCCAGAATGTAAATAGTCAAAAATCTTATTAGGAAGTCCGTACAGATGATTAATATTATTGGGCTTATCTAAAGTTAGGCCTAGATGCGCCTGGCGAGTAATATGGCGAAGTACTTCAAAGGGCACCTTTGGAATGATTGTAATTCGATCAGTGAGTTTTTTATCTTGAATCATTTCAACTAATGTGTCGAAAACATCACCGCCTCCAACAAGTAATAGATGGAATTTTGTGGGATCAAGAAATTGCGTGCTAGCAATTAATTCTTCTGCGCCTCGCTCATGATTAATTCCTGCTCCCTGATATAAAAGAAGGTATTTATCACGTGGTATCTTGTTATCGATGCTTTTTTTCAGGTCTTCAAATTGAAATGTTTCTTCAATTTGAAGAGGTGGCACATTTCGTATATACCAAAGTTTTTTTCCATAATCCTTATAGTAAAGGTCACAGAACGATTGGCAAATGGTATAAATGTATTTTAGTTTGGGGAAGATGTTTTTTTCAACTGTCGACCATACTTTCTTGGCCAACCTCTTGCCATTTAGTTGTGGCATCCCTAAGAAATATTCAT
This genomic interval from Flavisolibacter tropicus contains the following:
- a CDS encoding glycosyltransferase, translating into MPQKTHITVSVILDLVTDQRVHKVCNSLQNAGYEVLVIGGKRKKSLPLTPRSYKAVRIPLIFQKKMWFYAEYNIKLFFKLLFTKCDILLANDLDVLPANYLASIIKRKPLVYDTHEYFLGMPQLNGKRLAKKVWSTVEKNIFPKLKYIYTICQSFCDLYYKDYGKKLWYIRNVPPLQIEETFQFEDLKKSIDNKIPRDKYLLLYQGAGINHERGAEELIASTQFLDPTKFHLLLVGGGDVFDTLVEMIQDKKLTDRITIIPKVPFEVLRHITRQAHLGLTLDKPNNINHLYGLPNKIFDYLHSGVPVLSSRLVEMERIISTYDVGTYIENHNPEHIAQTIVRVFEYPVHLEKWKQNTEKVKTEMNWENEEKMLLQIYERVCIDNKLPVPVKLK